The Anas acuta chromosome 2, bAnaAcu1.1, whole genome shotgun sequence genome contains a region encoding:
- the TOP1MT gene encoding DNA topoisomerase I, mitochondrial isoform X4, producing MYWRLTTSLLGRGVPRPRMIPTGLRAGSGGCSRWEEEKTADGVKWTQLEHRGPYFAPLYEPLPDDVQFYYDGKPLKLSLATEEIATFYAKMLDHEYTTKEIFQNNFFNDWRKEMTPQEQKIIKHLDKCDFREIHKYFVDKNEARKALPKEEKQKLKEAADKIQEEYGYCILDGHREKIGNFKTEPPGLFRGRGDHPKMGMLKKRIMPEDVIINCSKDSKIPEPPAGHKWKEVRFDNTVTWLASWTENIQNSLKYIMLNPSSKLKGEKDWQKYEVARKLKDVVHKIRAQYQADWKSKEMKKRQRAVALYFIDKLALRAGNEKEEGETADTVGCCSLRVEHIKLHPKLDGQEHVVEFDFLGKDSIRYYNKVSVEKPVFKNLQLFMKNKDPGDDLFDRLTTVILNKHLQNLMNGLTAKVFRTYNASITLQEQLKALTNSEDSVAGKLLSYNRANRAVAILCNHQRSTPKTFEKSMQNLQSKIDAKKQQLEEAEKELKKAEDEFEETKDAKAEANIRKKKKLLERLKEQLAKLNVQATDKEENKQIALGTSKLNYLDPRISIAWCKKFGVPIEKIYNKTQREKFAWAIDMADEDFEF from the exons gtgggaagaggaaaagacagCTGACGGGGTGAAGTGGACACAGCTGGAGCACCGAGGACCCTATTTTGCCCCCCTCTACGAGCCGTTGCCTGATGATGTGCAGTTTTATTACGATG GCAAACCCCTGAAGCTGAGCCTGGCCACGGAGGAGATTGCTACCTTCTATGCCAAAATGCTCGATCACGAGTACACCACCAAGGAGATCTTCCAGAACAACTTTTTTAACGACTGGAGGAAG GAGATGACCCCTCAGGAGCAGAAGATAATCAAGCACCTGGACAAGTGTGACTTCAGGGAGATCCACAAGTACTTCGTAGACAAAAATGAGGCACGGAAGGCGCTCCCCAAAGAGGAGAAGCAG AAACTGAAGGAGGCAGCAGACAAGATCCAGGAAGAGTACGGGTACTGCATCCTCGATGGGCACCGGGAGAAGATAGGCAACTTTAAAACTGAGCCTCCGGGGCTGTTCCGTGGCCGCGGTGACCACCCCAAAATGGGCATGCTCAAGAAGAGGATCATGCCAGAGGATGTGATAATCAACTGCAGCAA ggaCTCCAAGATCCCCGAACCTCCTGCGGGCCACAAATGGAAGGAGGTGCGCTTTGACAACACGGTCACCTGGCTGGCCTCGTGGACCGAAAACATCCAGAACTCCCTGAAGTACATCATGCTGAACCCCAGCTCCAAGCTGAAG GGGGAAAAGGACTGGCAGAAGTATGAGGTAGCCAGGAAGCTAAAGGATGTTGTCCACAAAATCCGTGCTCAGTACCAGGCTGACTGGAAGTCAAAGGAGATGAAGAAACGGCAAAGAGCAGTTGCTCTCTACTTCATTGATAAG CTGGCCCTGCGAGCTGGCAatgagaaagaggaaggggagactGCGGACACAGttggctgctgctccctgcgcGTGGAGCACATCAAGCTGCACCCCAAGCTGGACGGGCAGGAGCACGTGGTGGAGTTTGACTTCCTGGGGAAAGACTCCATCCGCTACTACAACAAAGTGTCGGTGGAGAAGCCG GTGTTCAAAAACCTGCAACTGTTCATGAAGAACAAGGACCCAGGAGATGACCTCTTTGATAGGCTCACT acGGTCATCTTGAACAAACACCTCCAGAATCTGATGAATGGCTTGACTGCCAAAGTGTTCAGGACCTACAATGCTTCCATCACGTTGCAGGAGCAGCTCAAGGCCCTCACTAACT ctgaagacAGTGTTGCAGGAAAGCTGCTCTCCTACAACCGAGCTAACCGAGCTGTGGCCATCCTGTGCAACCATCAGAGGTCCACACCAAAAACCTTTGAGAAGTCAATGCAAAACCTCCAGAGTAAG ATTGATGCCAAGAAGCAACAGCTGGAGGAAGCCgaaaaagagctgaaaaaagcTGAAGATGAGTTTGAGGAGACAAAAGATGCCAAAGCAGAGGC CAATATAcggaagaaaaagaagctgttggAGCGTCTAAAAGAGCAGCTGGCCAAGCTGAACGTCCAGGCCACAGACAAGGAGGAGAACAAGCAGATAGCTCTGGGCACGTCCAAGCTGAATTACCTGGACCCCAGGATTAGCATAGCCTG GTGTAAGAAGTTTGGTGTGCCCATTGAGAAGATCTACAACAAGACACAGAGGGAGAAGTTTGCCTGGGCGATCGACATGGCCGATGAGGACTTTGAATTCTGA
- the LOC137851552 gene encoding lymphocyte antigen 6E-like, translating into MRVIFLGCGHGWETMKALLLALLALVLCAEQADALYCYTCEWEQSNWSCLKAQKCSDTDEYCVTNVASVGIGFLSLWKRITKKCAGRCPYHNFSLGLATYTSYCCQTFLCNLSACPGPRLARP; encoded by the exons ATGAGGGTGATTTTCCTGGGCTGCGGACACGGCTGGGAAACGATGAAGGCCTTgctcctcgccctgctggcTTTGGTCCTATGTGCAGAGCAAG cagatgCCCTGTACTGCTACACCTGCGAGTGGGAGCAAAGCAACTGGAGCTGTCTGAAGGCCCAGAAGTGCTCGGACACGGATGAGTACTGTGTGACAAATGTTGCCTCCGTAGGGATCG GCTTTTTGTCTCTGTGGAAGAGGATCACCAAGAAGTGTGCTGGGAGGTGCCCGTACCACAACTTCAGCCTGGGTCTGGCCACCTACACCTCGTACTGCTGCCAGACCTTCTTGTGCAACCTGAGTGCCTGCCCGGGGCCCAGGCTAGCTCGTCCATAA